From Aegilops tauschii subsp. strangulata cultivar AL8/78 chromosome 5, Aet v6.0, whole genome shotgun sequence:
GTCTCAACAATCAGCGCCACTTGgggcgctctcagccattcgccacgtgtcgcgctctgggcgcTCTCTTtggatttattttttatttttccgcacgcgttttcggctatttaaacggtttttttccgggttttttcgacgttttggtttttcACCGGTCTTCCTTAGATTTTCGAccaaattttttttcaaatttttttcgaaaaaactcgttttctttctttttcctttcgcaagagtcacggccgtgcctcccgaaaacgaaaaaacgtgttttctatttttttttccttttgcgagagtcacggttttgtttccgcgagaggcacgggtgtgCTTTTACGAGAatcacgaccgtgcctctcgtcacggttttgcttccgcgagaggcacggttgtgctttcacgagagtcacgccCGTGCCTCTCAGGAACGGAAagaacgcgttttctgttttttttcctttcgcgagagtcacggttttgcttccgcgaaaggcacgggtgtgctttcgcgagagtcacgacTGTGTctcctcggaaacgaaaaaaaagtgttttctcttcttttttccttccgcgagagccacggtttttgcttccacgagaggcacagTTGTGATTTCGTGAGCGGCACGGgtgtgcctctttcggaaaggggaAAAACCCATGCTCCCGGTTCGATTTTTTTGTCCGGTTTTTTGGCCGGtttatttcgtgaaaaaaagttcatcaaaacctatcaatatgggatctagttttgaagatctcgacgcgaggaatccaacagTGAAAACGGTTTAAGATTTGGACGCACATTttgagagataaaacgttttgaataaacggatctatgAAAAAAAGGAAAACTCCCAGGTTGTGATAATTGGCGCGCTGCATGTgagccacttgtcgcaacctggagAGTTAGAGTGATCTTTGCAACGACTACTACTCAACTAGTGATTTCGACAAATACTCCTATACGCCACACTTTGCGGCAAAAGGACGCTGCTTCGCACAGGATACGCAGCGACTGGGCTAGCCCATGGCAGGGTGCATGTATCAAGCGTGATGAGAAGCCCATGCTGGTACTGTAGCAAAACAAGAAAAAACGAAAAAGCAACACATTCTAGAGGGAATCGAACTCTCGACCTCGCAAAAAGATGTGCTGCGGATAGCCATCTGAACTGATAATTCTAAATGACTAATGAGTAGCGCTGATGTCTAAGAACAAGCCATTGTGCCCGAACTCAACACCATTGATTTTATTCGAACATATATTGGAAATTATAAAGATTTTTTTAAAACATAAGCAATGTTTCAAAGTTCGCACATTTTTTGAACATCGCAAACAAATTTTGGAAAATGTGATCATTTCTTGAAAATTTGGAAACCTCTTGAACAATTTTAAAacctgaacattttttgaaattcttgAACGATTTTTAACCCGTGAACAAAATTTGGAAAACAGGAACACTTTTTAggattcaaaaaatttcaaacaacGAACATTTTTGGAAAACTACTGAACATATTATGAAGTTGTGAACAAATTCAGAAAAAACAGTGAACATCACAAAGATTTTTTGAACTTCccgaacaaattttgaaattcaATATTGCTTAGAAAAGGAACATTTTTGAAATTGTTGAAAATTTTCAAATCCGAACATATTTTCCAATTGTGAACACTTTTTTGAACATGCGAACATTTATTTAACAATGTGAACAAATTAACaaatttatattttataaaagtgaacaaattttgaaaaaagtgATCATTTCTTGCAAATTCGGAAACCCTTGAACAATTTAGACCTCTGAACATGTTTTGAAATTCTCGAACGATTTTTAAGccgtgaacaaaatttgaaaaacagGAACTTTTTTTGGGATTCAAATTTTTTTCTAACCAGGAATATTTTTGGAAAACTCCtgaacatattttgaattttTGAATGAATTTCAGAAAACGGGAACATATTTGGAACATATTTTTtctaaatttgtgaacaaaattgaaaaaaaagagaaaattttAGAAATTCGGAATTCAAACTTTTTCTGAAGTagaaaaatgaaaatgaaaaaagAATATAATTGAAAAAGAAacggaaaaaggaaaataaaaactTGAGGAAGAATGAAGAAAGGAAAGAAgcagaaaaaaagaaaaatctGAAAAGTCGAAAAGCCAATAAAActggaaggttcccaaaaccgggaTCCTGTAGCACGGTAATCCACCAgcagtgggccggcccatgtcgCTCGCTCGCACCTGTTCCTTGTGCGTTCCCTCGACAGTTTGCCGCAATTAGCGTCAAATAGGATATTCCTGAACCAGGAACATACAAAGTCGAGCGGTGTCAAGAGATAGCAATAAAGGATCTTTCAGTGCAGTAGCTCAAAATTCTCAAGGGGCTTACATGGGCCCGTCAGCTGTGATGAACGAAGGCCTCTCATATCCTGAAATTCTTGAGACTATGGCCTGCCACCAAAGTTTAACTTTAGCGGATGATCTTAACAAATCAATGCTGAAGGCTTCTCAGGTGAAGGTAACAACTTATTGCAAAGGTTTGCTCAATGATCATTCAAGAGATCAAATATCGAGCACTTGCTTTTAACTATTGCTCTTTTGCTCATGAAGGGCGCTGATCTAATGTAGAGACGCATATTTTCGCTAAACACACTCTTTCTCTTTCACAAGGGAGCCATCCCCGCCATCTTCCACCACCCGCCGGACTCCCTAGCCGACGCGCCCCATCACCATGGTCACCACCAGTTCGCCATCCCGGTCATCGACCTCACCGGCCTCGCGACGCCGTCGGGGCGAGCCTCGGTGGTCGGCGCGGTAAGGGCGGCCGCGGAGACGGTGGGCTTCTTCCAGGTGACGAACCACGGCGTGCCGGAGTCGGCCATGTCGGAGACCCTCGCGGCGGTGCGGCGCTTCAACGAGGAGCCGGCGGAGGCCAAGGCGCCCTACTACAGCCGGGACCCCGCGCGACGCGCGCGGTACCAGTGCAACTTCGACCTGTTCCGGTCGCTGGCGGCCGGCTGGCGCGACACGCTCTACATGGAGATGGCCCCGGAGCCACCGCCGCGGGAGGAGATCCCGCCGGCGTGCCGGGCCATCGTGCCGGAGTACACGCGGCTGGGGCGCAAGCTCTTCGGGCTGCTGTCGGAGGCTCTGGGCCTCCGGCGTGGGTACCTGGAGGACACCGCCGGGTGCCTGGACGGGCTGAGCGTGGGCTGCCACTACTACCCGGCGTGCCCGGAGCCGCGCCGGACGCTGGGCACCGCGAGGCACTCCGACCCCAGCTTCCTCACCGTGCTCCTCCAGGACGCCGTCGGCGGCCTCCAGGTGCTGCTCGACGACGACGAGCGGCGGCCGGCGTGGGTGGACGTGCCGGCGGAGGCGGGGGCGCTGGTGGTGAACGTCGGCGACTACCTGCAGATCCTGTCCAACGACCGGTTCAGGAGCGTGGAGCACCGCGTGGTGGCCAACGGCGCCGGTCCCCGGGTCTCCGTGGCTTGCTTCCTCCGCGCCGACGCGTCGACGAGGGTGCTCGCGCCGATAGTCACCGCCGGCGACACTGCGCGGTACAGGAGCACGACGGTGCCGGACTACGGCGCCAAGGGCCTGGACGGCGTCTCTGCGCTCCAGCGCGTCAGGATCTGAATGGATCTCATCTCACGGAATCTGAATGTATCCAAGTCAATTCTTGTGTGTGCTGATGATTCAGATTCATCATGATTCAAATTCATCCTAGCAATGCAGGATGCAATCTCTGTAGTAGTACATGTTTTCTTGAGGATGGAACTGTGGATTCAGTTGGAATTGCAGAGCAGATATAAATTCCCCTGAGATGAGATGATTATCAACAGAAACAGAATTACAGACAGTAACATGAACTGAAAATGAATAAACAGAACAGAACAGAACATACATCCCCTACAATGGAAACATGAACTGCAAATGGAACCAACATAAACAAATGGCAAGTTATTCACAGCGACTAGCACGACGGCGACACATGAACTAGTGGAGCTGACTTGAGATGGCTGATGACTTTCTTCAGCATCTGCCATGGCGGCATTCATCAGTGAGCGCCGCAGCTATGTACAGACAGACAGAGATACATCATGATCATCCTCCATTACTGAGTTACTGACTGAGCTAACCATCCATGCATCCATCCATCCACCAGTTAAGGGTCTGCGTGGCCCATGATGGCCTCGTCGCCGGAGTCGTAGCCCTCGGCGTCGCTCAGCTCCTCGTcgctctcctcttcctcctcctcctccggggATATGTCTTCAGGCTTGGCATATCTCTCACAATATTCTGAACAGAGATTTTTTAGCTTATGTTAAGGAAATACTACTGTATAATGCACTCTATGACAGAGATATGGAATACACAAGTCCTGGTACAAATCGGACCTTTGACTTTATTTTCATAGGCATTCTTGTCGCGCATCATCAGCGATGCCGCCTCGCCGTTCAAGGGGTCCGAGGGGTTCGGGTACAGGAGAAGCTGGGGCAGGAACACCTCAAAGATATTCACAAGgtctgcagcagcagcagcagcagcaggaggacaACAGCAAAAATGTGGTGCTTCAGTTGGTAAAATTCATCAAAGTTAAACTAGTTTTGATATATCGATCGGATTTACCGAACATTGGGCTCCAGGTCTGGTTGATCACATCCAAGCAGACAGAACCGGACCTGAACAAATCGACGGACAAACAAACGATGAAACCTGAGAGTATGTGTGTGCAGAGCAGAGAATGGTTGGTTTGTGAAATGAAGAAGAAAGAAAGGCTTACATCTCATCGACATTGGGGTGATAGATcttgttggtgaagccaatgGAAGGGGATTTGTAGGGGTAAGCTTCTGTGAGTTCAACCCTCACCTTCCACACACCACCCTGGTAAATACCTGCAGCAAGGAAGCAGAGGAAGCCAGGTAATTAGGCACCAAATAAATTATAAGTCCTAGAGAGCAGATTGAAGGATCAAATTTGTTCAAAATTACTGTGTAATCTGTATGTACAGAGTTTTATTGCTACAGTACTACTTATATAAGCCCACCTCCCAAAATAAGTGTTGCTCGCTGATTttgcgacacttattttgggacggagggactAGTACTCATGCAGTGGGGAAGAGAAAACTTTTTacatttttttttgcggggttgGGGAAGAGAAAACTTGACAGCTGAACAGACAAGCACTAGTAGTTGTAGTACTAAACTTGCAAGAATAAATGGGTGAAAGCATGAGTGACATCATTTATTTTTGGGGGTATTGGTCAAATCTGTCTATTTTTCTCCGGCAACTTGTTGGTTGGGCAGAGcagagcagagagagagagagagagagagagaggccattGTGATGTGGATGAAGCACCTACCTACCGTACCCATATCATATAATAATGCAGGGTTAATAATAATAAGTCCTCCCATGCTCATCTAGTCAGATGTCATATGGATATGGATGGGGTACAATACAATCGTTGGTTATGTTGACAGAAACAAGCAAGTGAAGCAAGAAAGTCATTTCCCATCCATCAGAATGGCATGGATAAGCTGAGTTTCTTCAAATAAAAGTggatttttttttcctttttgtttcttaATTATAAAAAGGAAAAGATGAGATAAGCAGCTAGATGTGGAAGGGCATCCATCTCTCTACACGTTTCGGTTCAGAACCCTTTCCGTTTGGGTGAAAGCAGAGGTGTGTATGACTATGGGTGAAGATCCCAGAAAAGAGAAGCTactttttgtttgtttgttcCGAAATAAGGggggcagctgagttcatcctcCATTGTATTGTAGGTCAGGAAGGACTTGAACAAACAGGCAGATTTATTTTGGG
This genomic window contains:
- the LOC109766320 gene encoding ubiquitin-conjugating enzyme E2-23 kDa gives rise to the protein MSSPSKRREMDLMKLMMSDYKVDMINDGMQEFFVHFHGPKDSIYQGGVWKVRVELTEAYPYKSPSIGFTNKIYHPNVDEMSGSVCLDVINQTWSPMFDLVNIFEVFLPQLLLYPNPSDPLNGEAASLMMRDKNAYENKVKEYCERYAKPEDISPEEEEEEESDEELSDAEGYDSGDEAIMGHADP
- the LOC109766324 gene encoding 1-aminocyclopropane-1-carboxylate oxidase homolog 1-like, giving the protein MSETLAAVRRFNEEPAEAKAPYYSRDPARRARYQCNFDLFRSLAAGWRDTLYMEMAPEPPPREEIPPACRAIVPEYTRLGRKLFGLLSEALGLRRGYLEDTAGCLDGLSVGCHYYPACPEPRRTLGTARHSDPSFLTVLLQDAVGGLQVLLDDDERRPAWVDVPAEAGALVVNVGDYLQILSNDRFRSVEHRVVANGAGPRVSVACFLRADASTRVLAPIVTAGDTARYRSTTVPDYGAKGLDGVSALQRVRI